The DNA sequence CGATGATGACGCTGAATTCGTTTAAACATCTGAATGTGTACGTCTTTCATATATCCGTGTTATAAATATTGGTGCAAATATAGTCGTCAGCAGGCTCATAATGAGAATAGATGAATATATTTCCTGGCCAATTACGCCTGCATTCAGCCCTATTAATGCAGCTATCATTGCAATTTCACCTCTGGGTACAATTCCCAGACCTATAATTACTGAATCAGTGTGACCTACCCCCATAATCCTGGATGGGAGATATCCACCTATCAATTTTGTAAGAATAGCTACCACTGTTAGTGCAAGGACAAAGACCACAGCACCAGATGCAGCATGCAAATCTACCAGGATTCCCAGGGATACAAAAAAAATTGATGCAAAAACCGCTTCTAGGTATGATGCTCCGACCCTGTAACACTTAATATTTGAGTTTTCAAGTGAAACACCTGCTATGAATGCTCCTACAATACCACTCAAACCTGCAATTTCTGCAATAACACTATAGAAAAATGCTATTGTCACCGCTCCTATGAATGTCATCATCGGCATGTTATTTTTTTGTGACCAATCATACAAGTCTTCCAATTTCCTTGCAAAATAATTCATTCCAAGATATACGCCAAAGAACAGGAAAATTAATGCAATTACAGCAATCTTGAGAATGGATAGTGCAGTGATCTCGTGAATTGCGAACTCTGTAGTGATCGATAGTGCCAGAAGACCCAGTACATCATCGACCACAGCAGCCCCAATGATTATTTTTGATGCTGATGTGTCCAGTTTACCCATTTCTTTAAGCACATGAGCAGTGATGGCTACACTGGTGGCAGTGAGTGCAGTCCCCACATATATGGCGCTGACGGTATTATACCCAAAAGCAACTGCAAGGAAATATCCGCCTATCCAGGGTATGATCACACCTACCAAGGCCACAAGTAATGAAGTGAAATTGGATATATCTTTGATCTTAGTCTGGAGTCCTACTGCGAACAACAGGAATATTGCACCCATTGTGGCCGTACTTGCAATGAAATCTGTATACGTTATCCATCCAAGCAAGCTGGGTCCGACCAGTATCCCTACGAGTATTTCTCCCACAACAATTGACTGTCCAATACGCTGTGCAACAAGATGCCCCACAAGCGATATAAATAAGAGAAGAGATATCTGGAGTTCAATATTATGAGAAATATCAATCATGTTTTTGCCGTTTAATTCGATAGCGTTTATTTTATATTAAATATCTGACATCTGACAATGATTATTCTGTGGTAGACAGGTAGGAATCAAAGCCTGAAGATGTTAGTATTTGCCCTTCGGGAGTTATCAGGAAACACTCAGTGTTTTCAGAATTCTCAATAATTTCAAGACCGTCATCAGGTCCTAGCACGAAAACCGCGGTGGCCAGGGTGTCTGCTTCCATGGCCGAGCTTGCTATTACGGTTGCACTCATGAGACCTTCTGATGAGTATCCTGTCCTGGGGTCACTGATGTGGGAGAGCCGGGCAGATTCGTTAAAATAGCGCTCATAGTTGCCGCTGGTTGCTACAGCCATATCCGATATTTCCATGACCACTAATGATTCGCTTTTATTCTCTGGATTTCGAAGCCCTACTTTCCATTTCGTACCGTCAGGTTTTTTCCCGAAGTACATGCCATCACCTCCGGCATTTACAAAACCGCTTTCATATCCGCTTTCTTTGAGTACTGCGACCGCCTGGTCCACAGCATACCCTTTGGCTATGCCGTCCACCGTGATGGACATTTCTTCTATTTTAAAGGAAACAGTGTTGTCGGTAATTGAAATATTGCTGTAGTTCACA is a window from the ANME-2 cluster archaeon genome containing:
- a CDS encoding FAD:protein FMN transferase, which encodes MYDQHRRILISLLALIIVTTTVFMIFTYFFNEPGDERNVKVTTQNRQAMGTIVTIETSGPDAGALDAINSAFTEIDQIENLMSTYDPESEISILNTQGTLSNVSEDFIYVIERSIYYGDISNGAFDITIKPILDLWKSKINAGEFPTGQDINETLLLVNYSNISITDNTVSFKIEEMSITVDGIAKGYAVDQAVAVLKESGYESGFVNAGGDGMYFGKKPDGTKWKVGLRNPENKSESLVVMEISDMAVATSGNYERYFNESARLSHISDPRTGYSSEGLMSATVIASSAMEADTLATAVFVLGPDDGLEIIENSENTECFLITPEGQILTSSGFDSYLSTTE
- a CDS encoding cation:proton antiporter; this translates as MIDISHNIELQISLLLFISLVGHLVAQRIGQSIVVGEILVGILVGPSLLGWITYTDFIASTATMGAIFLLFAVGLQTKIKDISNFTSLLVALVGVIIPWIGGYFLAVAFGYNTVSAIYVGTALTATSVAITAHVLKEMGKLDTSASKIIIGAAVVDDVLGLLALSITTEFAIHEITALSILKIAVIALIFLFFGVYLGMNYFARKLEDLYDWSQKNNMPMMTFIGAVTIAFFYSVIAEIAGLSGIVGAFIAGVSLENSNIKCYRVGASYLEAVFASIFFVSLGILVDLHAASGAVVFVLALTVVAILTKLIGGYLPSRIMGVGHTDSVIIGLGIVPRGEIAMIAALIGLNAGVIGQEIYSSILIMSLLTTIFAPIFITRIYERRTHSDV